From the Roseiconus lacunae genome, one window contains:
- a CDS encoding sigma-54-dependent transcriptional regulator, with product MDEPFQILIVDDEPNIRSGLAKGLRNYADRVDTAGTVNEALDCFDAGNYQLVIADIRLPGDRDGLELVSLVKQRKPATTAIVITAHGTVDTAVEALRRGAFDFITKPVDLNLIRQQVARAVEHHRLQDENHQLKERLAEAGEMTGIIGNSRTFKELLAQIRQVADTDATVLIQGESGSGKELIARALHDLSQRSQGPFLAVNLGALPESLLESELFGHEKGAFTGASRQKPGCFEQSAGGTLFLDEITEIPAKSQVDLLRVLELGQYARIGGEAMLQSDARIVSATNRDIRQMVDEGTFREDLFYRLNIVPIFVPPLRERREDIPLLADHFLQQFCNRHRRPAKSITSAAMKLLTISSWPGNVRQLRNVIERLVVTIPSDEITESELPPELNTVPKATVTRNRTLAEVTESAEREAIEQALLSNDFHREQTAKALGVSVRTLHYKMNRYGLH from the coding sequence ATGGACGAACCTTTCCAAATTTTGATCGTCGACGACGAACCCAATATCCGATCCGGATTGGCCAAGGGGCTTCGCAACTATGCCGACCGCGTGGATACAGCGGGAACGGTGAACGAAGCATTGGATTGCTTTGACGCAGGAAATTACCAGTTGGTGATCGCCGACATACGCCTTCCCGGTGATCGGGACGGACTGGAGTTGGTCTCACTAGTGAAACAACGGAAGCCGGCAACGACGGCGATCGTGATCACCGCACACGGAACGGTTGATACCGCTGTCGAAGCCCTGCGCCGAGGAGCGTTTGACTTCATCACGAAGCCGGTCGACCTGAATCTAATTCGGCAACAAGTCGCGCGGGCCGTCGAGCATCACAGGCTCCAAGACGAAAATCATCAGCTTAAAGAGCGATTGGCCGAGGCTGGTGAAATGACGGGGATCATTGGCAACAGTCGAACCTTTAAAGAGCTACTTGCCCAGATTCGCCAAGTCGCTGACACCGACGCGACCGTTCTGATTCAGGGGGAAAGCGGTAGCGGAAAGGAGTTGATCGCGCGGGCGCTGCACGACCTCAGCCAGCGGTCGCAAGGACCGTTCCTAGCAGTCAATCTTGGGGCGCTCCCCGAATCGCTACTCGAGAGTGAACTTTTTGGGCACGAAAAAGGGGCGTTTACCGGGGCGTCGCGACAGAAACCAGGCTGTTTCGAACAGTCCGCTGGTGGGACATTGTTCCTTGACGAAATTACCGAGATTCCGGCCAAGAGCCAAGTTGACTTGCTGCGGGTACTGGAACTGGGGCAGTACGCCCGTATTGGGGGGGAGGCGATGCTGCAGTCGGACGCAAGGATTGTGTCGGCGACCAACCGGGACATTCGCCAGATGGTGGACGAAGGGACGTTTCGCGAGGATTTGTTCTATCGGCTGAATATCGTTCCAATCTTTGTCCCTCCGCTGCGTGAGCGACGAGAAGACATTCCTTTGCTGGCCGACCACTTCCTGCAGCAGTTTTGCAATCGTCATCGACGCCCGGCAAAATCGATCACGTCGGCGGCAATGAAACTGTTGACTATTTCTAGCTGGCCTGGCAACGTACGCCAACTTCGCAACGTGATTGAACGATTGGTCGTGACAATTCCTAGCGATGAAATCACAGAATCGGAATTGCCTCCGGAACTGAACACTGTCCCTAAGGCGACAGTGACGCGTAACCGGACATTAGCTGAAGTCACCGAATCGGCGGAACGGGAGGCGATCGAACAGGCCTTGCTGTCCAATGACTTTCATCGTGAGCAGACGGCAAAGGCGTTGGGCGTCAGCGTGCGAACGCTACACTACAAAATGAATCGTTATGGGCTGCATTGA
- a CDS encoding TrmH family RNA methyltransferase, producing MLTSLNNPNVKRLVRYRDNRTRRKAKRVIVDGWRETTQAFDAGLKLHGIYTNDNQLPECFRNLGREQVIMVNDAVMEKIAYGQSARGVVAEFESPKWGLEQLTLPDDGIVLVLDQFEKPGNVGAAFRCADAAGVDAVLLCDSLADRFNPNAIRSSLGAVFQVPSATVSEIEAREFLKRQNFKLFAARVESSCELWSANLRGPVAFIIGNEAKGLDARWRSSGRSPVNGIRIPMHGAIDSLNASVSASLLIYEARRQRASVS from the coding sequence GTGCTGACAAGTCTGAACAATCCTAACGTAAAACGACTGGTTCGATACCGCGACAATCGTACCCGTCGTAAAGCAAAACGTGTGATCGTCGATGGATGGCGTGAGACAACCCAAGCATTCGATGCAGGCTTGAAACTACACGGAATCTACACCAACGATAACCAGTTGCCGGAGTGTTTTCGGAATCTTGGTCGCGAGCAAGTGATCATGGTCAATGATGCCGTGATGGAGAAGATCGCGTATGGGCAATCGGCTCGTGGGGTCGTGGCTGAATTTGAAAGTCCGAAATGGGGACTCGAACAACTCACGTTGCCCGATGACGGAATCGTGTTGGTGTTGGACCAGTTCGAGAAACCAGGCAACGTCGGCGCCGCCTTTCGCTGCGCCGACGCCGCCGGCGTAGACGCGGTGCTGCTTTGCGACTCATTGGCCGATCGGTTTAATCCGAACGCGATCCGCAGCAGTTTGGGGGCAGTCTTTCAAGTTCCCTCGGCAACCGTTTCCGAAATCGAAGCACGTGAGTTTCTGAAAAGACAAAACTTCAAGTTGTTTGCCGCTCGTGTGGAATCGTCCTGCGAACTTTGGAGTGCAAACCTCAGAGGCCCCGTCGCTTTCATCATCGGCAACGAAGCAAAGGGCTTAGACGCGCGATGGCGGTCGAGTGGTCGCTCCCCGGTCAACGGAATACGAATACCAATGCACGGCGCGATCGATAGTCTCAATGCATCTGTTTCCGCATCACTGCTGATCTATGAAGCCAGACGTCAAAGAGCGTCAGTGAGTTAA
- a CDS encoding DUF2309 domain-containing protein, translating into MPAFVPPEDHDDQDARQPAAGKRSVRATIQRMKKAESQVPTSRVARLVSRSDQVERLKASTDRQVQFDRIARYLPSQGPITAFVHHNTLHAFESEDFSDAVLDGGQLYGCEPFWREPEYRQKLREGRIRLEDLDAVLQEDLGEEADRLVATFGTRYALRLAMLQHPLYCGTTEELRWVIAETEALRKFRSEVPPLVRQSIIATTRDAVNQWVEGQRSERFGVTNPAPIECLGPSFQKVLDSFQRSDPTTWTDRSWEHFTLNVLWNVCLRGVQSIARHEKTFQSQSQPSLRPRNDLIEQGFDDPDQRVNEVLIPFTAAFLDQGFSDWNLPHREAGFFQSFLRLHTQSVIGATSRFRRLRRAVRRIINYGHTANDVIEQSLQYFGIDNPQEDTFLLQTLLALRGWAGMIWQMESNASWTPRPAAPGSLLEFTAIRLLLDRLAYEEVFAEKSGRHDSPRDYFLQRRPSNPVEISRQEDEERRAFMVFQLAQVRGWTPRELQRLTFQQWALLIEEIEAFDSYQRRRIYHQAYERKYRNAALDALIAHTRNLNSKRESSFDEDKLSINDFEVQSPSTPQLQVVCCIDDREESLRRHLEEVEPDCETFGIAGFYGTAMYFRGAGQAHFKPLCPVSIRPDHYVIEEPSYSMWEVGRRRTVARRRLGQLSYQTHRSTRSIVGGVATAVVGSFAAFPLVGRVLFPRTASKLQSFVGRIVEPPPTKLRLERVEHGPDSYGFTIAEMTEIVFGALKASGLCRRFAPLVVILGHGSQSLNNPHESAYNCGACAGSQGGPNARAFAAMANDSRVRRRLAERDLVIPETTFFIGGYHDTTNDSVTFADLDQLPITHRERFEVAAERINEARQRNAHERCRRFLSAPTEMTFAEALRHVENRPEDLSQARPEYNHATNALCFVGRRAWSRDLFLDRRAFLTSYDPANDDNRGSILEGLLRAAIPVCAGINLEYYFSTVDTEGYGCGSKLPHNITSLLGVMVGPSSDLRPGLSEQMIEIHEPMRILFVVETTREAMTRIIAENDRIKRLVEGQWVQLAVFCPEESLIYRYVRGDFVLYAPHDRSIPAATSSLDCYVGKRGPIDFMSIRPVGADQRGVNRC; encoded by the coding sequence ATGCCTGCGTTCGTTCCCCCCGAGGATCATGATGACCAAGATGCCAGACAGCCCGCCGCCGGCAAGCGGTCGGTCCGTGCGACGATCCAACGGATGAAGAAAGCTGAGTCGCAAGTGCCAACGTCGCGCGTCGCTCGTCTCGTCTCTCGATCCGATCAGGTGGAACGATTAAAGGCATCAACTGATCGTCAAGTCCAGTTTGATCGTATTGCCCGTTACCTGCCCTCGCAGGGCCCGATCACCGCGTTTGTCCACCACAACACACTACACGCGTTCGAATCAGAGGACTTTAGCGACGCCGTTCTCGATGGAGGCCAGCTTTATGGTTGCGAACCTTTTTGGCGTGAACCGGAATATCGTCAGAAACTGCGCGAAGGTCGCATCCGACTTGAAGATCTCGATGCGGTGTTGCAAGAAGACCTGGGCGAAGAAGCGGACCGCTTGGTGGCGACGTTCGGCACACGATACGCACTCAGGCTTGCGATGCTTCAGCATCCGCTGTACTGCGGAACAACAGAAGAACTTCGTTGGGTGATTGCCGAAACAGAAGCGCTCAGGAAATTTCGTAGTGAAGTTCCGCCACTTGTTCGCCAATCAATCATCGCGACCACACGCGACGCAGTCAATCAATGGGTCGAGGGTCAACGGAGCGAGCGATTCGGCGTGACAAATCCGGCCCCGATCGAATGTTTGGGACCAAGCTTCCAAAAGGTGCTCGATTCGTTCCAACGGTCTGATCCCACCACTTGGACAGATCGTTCGTGGGAACATTTCACACTGAACGTTCTCTGGAACGTTTGTCTTCGTGGGGTTCAATCGATCGCGAGACATGAAAAGACTTTCCAATCGCAATCGCAACCAAGCCTACGTCCTCGGAACGATCTGATCGAACAAGGATTTGACGATCCTGACCAGCGGGTGAATGAAGTACTGATTCCTTTTACAGCTGCGTTTTTGGATCAAGGATTTTCCGATTGGAATCTTCCGCACCGCGAAGCAGGTTTCTTCCAATCCTTCTTGCGTCTGCATACTCAGTCAGTCATTGGAGCGACTTCGCGATTTCGTCGTCTGCGGCGAGCGGTTCGCCGGATAATCAATTATGGGCATACCGCAAACGATGTAATCGAACAGTCGCTGCAATACTTTGGCATCGATAATCCACAAGAAGACACGTTCCTGCTGCAAACACTGTTAGCACTTCGTGGTTGGGCCGGGATGATCTGGCAAATGGAAAGCAATGCGTCATGGACTCCACGTCCGGCGGCACCGGGAAGTCTGTTGGAATTCACCGCGATACGATTGCTGCTCGACCGTCTTGCCTATGAAGAAGTGTTCGCCGAAAAATCGGGAAGGCACGATTCCCCCAGGGACTACTTTCTCCAACGTCGTCCATCCAATCCCGTCGAAATTAGTCGCCAAGAGGACGAGGAACGCCGGGCATTCATGGTGTTTCAACTGGCGCAGGTAAGGGGCTGGACGCCACGTGAATTACAACGACTCACGTTCCAGCAGTGGGCGTTATTGATTGAAGAGATCGAGGCATTCGATTCATACCAACGTCGACGGATTTACCATCAAGCGTACGAACGCAAGTATCGCAACGCGGCCCTTGATGCATTGATCGCACACACACGCAACCTGAACAGCAAGCGTGAATCGTCTTTCGATGAAGACAAGTTGTCAATCAACGACTTTGAAGTTCAGTCTCCCAGCACACCACAATTGCAGGTCGTCTGTTGCATCGACGATCGGGAAGAATCCTTGCGACGTCACTTAGAAGAGGTCGAACCGGACTGCGAGACGTTTGGCATCGCGGGGTTTTATGGGACCGCAATGTACTTTCGCGGGGCAGGCCAGGCCCACTTCAAGCCATTGTGTCCGGTTTCGATTAGACCTGACCATTATGTCATTGAAGAGCCTTCGTATTCGATGTGGGAGGTCGGCCGACGCCGAACGGTTGCCCGTCGTCGGCTTGGTCAGTTGAGTTACCAAACGCACCGAAGCACGCGCTCGATTGTTGGCGGTGTCGCCACGGCAGTCGTAGGTTCTTTCGCCGCGTTTCCTTTGGTCGGCCGCGTCCTATTCCCACGAACGGCGTCAAAACTTCAATCGTTTGTCGGACGAATTGTCGAGCCACCACCGACCAAATTGCGACTTGAGCGTGTTGAACATGGCCCCGACAGCTACGGTTTTACGATCGCTGAGATGACCGAGATTGTTTTCGGTGCGTTAAAGGCATCCGGACTATGTCGACGATTCGCGCCGCTTGTCGTGATCCTGGGACATGGATCGCAAAGTTTGAACAACCCCCATGAATCGGCCTACAACTGCGGAGCGTGTGCCGGCAGTCAAGGCGGTCCCAACGCGCGGGCGTTTGCCGCGATGGCAAATGATTCTAGAGTCCGCCGACGGCTTGCCGAACGTGATCTGGTCATTCCGGAAACCACGTTCTTTATCGGTGGTTATCACGATACGACCAATGACTCGGTCACGTTCGCCGATTTGGACCAGCTGCCAATAACGCATCGTGAACGTTTCGAGGTTGCCGCGGAGCGGATCAACGAAGCACGCCAAAGAAATGCTCACGAGCGTTGTCGGCGATTTCTTTCCGCTCCGACTGAGATGACCTTTGCCGAGGCACTACGCCACGTCGAAAATCGGCCGGAAGATCTCTCTCAAGCTCGCCCCGAATACAACCATGCCACCAATGCGTTGTGCTTTGTCGGGCGTCGAGCTTGGAGCCGTGATTTGTTTCTCGATCGACGAGCGTTTCTCACATCATACGACCCCGCAAACGATGACAACCGCGGCTCGATTCTCGAGGGGCTGTTGCGTGCCGCCATTCCCGTGTGTGCCGGAATCAATTTGGAGTATTACTTCTCGACCGTTGACACCGAAGGTTACGGATGCGGTTCGAAGCTTCCTCATAACATCACCTCGCTGCTAGGCGTGATGGTGGGACCTTCGAGCGACCTGAGGCCAGGACTGTCTGAGCAGATGATTGAAATTCATGAGCCGATGCGGATCCTATTTGTCGTCGAAACCACGCGTGAAGCGATGACACGGATCATTGCCGAAAACGATAGAATCAAACGCCTCGTCGAAGGCCAATGGGTTCAGCTTGCCGTTTTTTGCCCAGAAGAAAGTTTGATTTATCGCTATGTCCGTGGCGATTTTGTACTTTATGCGCCCCATGATCGAAGCATTCCTGCGGCGACTTCTTCCTTGGACTGTTACGTCGGTAAGCGAGGCCCCATTGACTTCATGTCGATCAGGCCGGTCGGCGCAGATCAAAGGGGAGTGAACCGATGCTAG
- a CDS encoding transposase yields the protein MARLSRLEIIDPSEPTIVHVINRTVRRCFLMGDDPFTGQNFDHRKQWIEVLLERFAAHFGIELLCYSILSNHYHLILRTQPELVADWGDSEIARRWLMICPARMTNGEPAEPTDAELNAIRNDPERLAEIRCRLSDPSWWMRLLNQRIAQRANREDEESGKFWQDRFRAIRIEDEESLLACAAYVDLNQVRAGLAETIEESEFSSIHARIESEFGSSTVVSQAMDTSRDENQKRERSQRRDKFLSKLTIDERQDDLGICESDSPHRLSDKGFLPLTLSQYIELLEWTVEQTSADQKATTVRPPVALKQTGLSQHAWKTLVDGFAEVFTHVAARIETLESCRSRLTGRRFRITNEARQLVSAAA from the coding sequence ATGGCACGTCTCTCTCGACTAGAGATCATCGACCCTAGCGAACCCACGATCGTCCACGTGATCAATCGCACGGTTCGCCGCTGTTTTTTGATGGGCGATGATCCATTCACTGGTCAGAATTTTGATCATCGAAAGCAATGGATCGAAGTGCTGCTCGAACGATTCGCCGCTCACTTTGGGATCGAGCTACTCTGCTACAGCATTCTTTCCAATCACTATCATTTGATCCTTCGCACGCAGCCAGAACTCGTTGCCGATTGGGGCGATAGCGAAATCGCTCGCCGCTGGTTGATGATTTGCCCAGCACGGATGACCAATGGCGAACCTGCCGAACCAACCGATGCCGAGTTGAATGCGATTCGCAACGATCCCGAAAGGCTTGCCGAAATTCGATGCCGGCTTTCTGACCCGAGTTGGTGGATGCGACTCCTCAATCAACGTATTGCTCAGCGAGCCAACCGCGAAGACGAGGAGTCTGGAAAGTTCTGGCAGGACCGGTTTCGTGCAATCCGAATCGAAGACGAAGAATCGCTACTCGCTTGCGCAGCCTATGTCGATTTGAATCAAGTTCGTGCAGGATTAGCCGAGACGATCGAGGAGAGCGAGTTTTCGTCAATCCACGCTCGTATCGAATCGGAATTCGGATCATCGACGGTCGTATCGCAAGCGATGGACACAAGCAGAGATGAAAATCAAAAACGCGAACGTTCACAACGCCGTGATAAGTTTCTTTCCAAGTTGACAATTGACGAGCGGCAAGATGACCTCGGCATCTGCGAAAGCGATTCTCCACATCGACTCAGCGACAAAGGTTTCTTGCCACTCACACTTTCTCAGTACATCGAGCTTCTAGAGTGGACAGTTGAGCAAACGTCAGCCGATCAGAAAGCAACGACTGTCCGCCCCCCCGTGGCACTGAAACAGACTGGACTGAGCCAGCACGCGTGGAAAACGCTGGTTGACGGTTTTGCCGAGGTATTCACTCATGTGGCGGCGCGGATCGAAACGCTCGAATCTTGCCGCAGCAGGCTTACCGGCCGTCGCTTTCGTATCACCAACGAAGCAAGGCAATTGGTTTCAGCCGCCGCATAG
- a CDS encoding PVC-type heme-binding CxxCH protein, which translates to MKAFRRISRRLIGAATVLAACCVPAMADAADLKLQKGDHICLVGNALGERMQVQNEWESLLHTRYPQHQLVVRNLCFPADEIKLRIRSKNFGSPTEHLTHSEASVVMYFLGYNESFAGVKGVAKFKTDLKKLVAETLASDYGKGRPQVVLVSPIAFEGSDDPNLSDGVEQNKNLRLYTQAMSDVADDTGVVFVDLYQPTKDLFEKSDTRLTINQFHLNDEGYEKLAPILDQALFGGELTTPVSADLKSEIDDKNFHWFHRYRAVNGFSIYGDRGLAGSDGTYNNRMVMNRELAILDQMTATRDARIWAVAAGKSVSDTIDDSNTLPFINPKTNVGIPNDRNAKAGKLGTLDYLPAEEQLKLFDLAEGFEIQLIASEEQFPELSNPVALNFDSRGRLWVATMKSYPHWQPKSPMDDKLLIFEDTDGDHDADVCKVFADNLHQPTGFELGHGGAYVSRQPDIWFMKDTDGDDKADVTVRQIVGMDSADSHHGIAAFEWGPGGNLYFEEGTFKFSAVETPFGPRRCGEAGIWKYNHRTKRMDVHCTFAFANPWGYCYDRWGQDFIGDASPGFAYWAAPITGHLEYPNKHPGGTQHRRVAELGGGDPKYRHPTFYPKRIRPLAGCAIVSSRHFPESWQGNFLVTNVIGERAILNHSISDAEGSSGFVGKEQEALLSCRDGNFRPVDLQFAPDGSLYIVDWHNALIGHLQHNLREPNRDHSHGRIWRVTYKGRPLLEPAKIDGQPIDALLELLKSPEDRTRYRVRRELAARETEDVIAGLETWVKGLDASDPEVEHHQMEALWMYQTHNRVNKPLLDQLSASENYRARAACVRLVSHMIESIDDPNERIAKAVNDDHPTVRLEGVRAASFLEGEEAIEIVLGVLEHEMDDYLQYTLDETMRALEGE; encoded by the coding sequence ATGAAAGCATTCAGAAGGATTTCTCGGCGTCTGATCGGCGCAGCCACCGTGTTGGCCGCGTGTTGCGTGCCGGCGATGGCAGATGCGGCTGACCTAAAACTACAAAAAGGCGACCACATCTGTTTGGTAGGCAACGCCCTCGGCGAGCGGATGCAAGTGCAAAATGAGTGGGAGTCCCTACTCCACACGCGATATCCGCAACACCAACTGGTCGTTCGCAATCTCTGTTTTCCCGCAGACGAAATCAAGCTGCGGATTCGATCTAAAAACTTCGGAAGCCCCACCGAGCATCTGACGCACAGTGAAGCGTCGGTTGTGATGTACTTCCTTGGGTACAACGAATCCTTCGCGGGGGTAAAAGGTGTTGCCAAGTTTAAGACTGATTTAAAAAAATTGGTCGCCGAAACATTGGCGTCCGACTATGGCAAAGGCCGACCGCAAGTGGTGTTGGTGTCGCCGATTGCATTCGAGGGATCGGATGACCCGAATCTCTCCGATGGCGTTGAACAAAACAAGAATCTGCGGCTCTACACGCAGGCAATGTCTGATGTCGCCGACGACACAGGTGTCGTTTTTGTCGACTTGTACCAACCGACCAAGGATCTGTTCGAAAAGAGTGATACGCGTCTGACGATCAACCAGTTTCACCTCAACGACGAAGGCTACGAGAAGCTGGCGCCGATCCTTGATCAGGCGCTCTTCGGAGGTGAATTAACGACGCCGGTTTCTGCCGACTTGAAGTCTGAAATCGATGACAAAAATTTTCATTGGTTCCATCGCTATCGGGCCGTGAATGGTTTTTCAATCTACGGCGATCGTGGTCTGGCCGGAAGTGATGGAACGTACAACAACCGCATGGTCATGAATCGCGAACTGGCGATCTTGGATCAGATGACCGCGACCCGCGACGCTCGGATCTGGGCAGTCGCAGCGGGGAAGTCTGTTTCTGACACGATCGATGATTCCAACACACTGCCATTTATCAACCCAAAAACGAACGTCGGTATCCCGAACGATCGAAATGCCAAGGCGGGAAAACTGGGAACGCTCGACTACCTACCTGCCGAAGAGCAACTCAAACTGTTCGATCTTGCCGAAGGTTTTGAAATCCAATTGATCGCGAGTGAAGAACAGTTTCCCGAACTTTCCAACCCTGTCGCGTTGAATTTTGATAGTCGAGGTCGGCTTTGGGTTGCGACGATGAAGTCCTATCCTCATTGGCAGCCGAAGTCGCCCATGGATGACAAGTTGTTGATTTTCGAAGATACCGATGGTGATCACGACGCGGATGTCTGCAAAGTGTTCGCCGACAACTTGCACCAACCAACCGGCTTCGAACTCGGGCACGGCGGCGCTTACGTGTCTCGGCAGCCTGACATTTGGTTCATGAAAGATACCGACGGCGATGACAAAGCGGACGTCACCGTTCGCCAGATCGTCGGGATGGACTCGGCGGATTCACACCACGGAATCGCCGCTTTCGAATGGGGCCCCGGAGGCAACCTTTATTTCGAAGAAGGCACCTTCAAGTTCTCCGCCGTCGAAACGCCGTTCGGACCACGCCGCTGCGGCGAAGCCGGGATTTGGAAATACAACCATCGCACCAAGCGGATGGACGTTCACTGCACGTTTGCTTTCGCGAATCCATGGGGTTATTGCTACGACCGATGGGGACAAGACTTTATCGGTGATGCCTCACCGGGGTTCGCATATTGGGCTGCTCCGATTACCGGACATCTAGAGTATCCCAATAAACACCCCGGCGGTACGCAGCATCGACGCGTGGCTGAATTGGGAGGCGGCGACCCGAAGTATCGGCACCCAACGTTTTACCCCAAACGAATTCGTCCGCTAGCCGGATGTGCGATCGTTTCGAGCCGTCACTTTCCCGAGTCCTGGCAAGGTAATTTCTTGGTCACCAATGTGATCGGCGAACGCGCCATCTTGAACCATTCGATTTCGGATGCGGAAGGAAGCAGCGGGTTTGTCGGCAAAGAACAAGAGGCGTTGCTTTCATGCCGCGACGGGAACTTCCGTCCGGTCGACTTACAATTTGCGCCTGACGGATCGCTCTACATCGTCGATTGGCACAATGCGCTGATCGGTCACTTACAGCACAATCTACGTGAGCCCAACCGTGATCATTCACACGGTCGTATCTGGCGAGTGACCTATAAGGGTCGCCCGTTGTTGGAGCCGGCCAAAATTGATGGGCAACCGATCGACGCGTTGCTCGAATTGCTCAAGAGTCCCGAAGATCGCACCCGCTATCGTGTTCGCCGTGAACTTGCCGCCCGTGAGACGGAGGACGTCATCGCCGGTTTGGAAACATGGGTGAAAGGACTCGATGCTTCTGATCCAGAAGTTGAGCATCATCAGATGGAAGCATTGTGGATGTACCAAACGCATAATCGAGTGAACAAACCGCTGCTGGATCAATTGTCGGCTTCGGAAAACTACCGCGCCCGGGCTGCTTGCGTGCGTCTGGTCTCGCACATGATTGAATCGATCGACGACCCTAACGAACGGATCGCGAAGGCAGTCAATGACGATCATCCTACGGTGCGATTGGAGGGCGTCCGAGCGGCCAGTTTTCTCGAAGGCGAAGAGGCGATCGAGATCGTTCTCGGCGTCTTGGAACACGAAATGGATGACTACTTGCAATACACGCTCGATGAAACCATGCGAGCATTAGAAGGCGAGTAA